Proteins from a single region of Pseudomonadota bacterium:
- a CDS encoding diguanylate cyclase codes for MSSRGSSSFSTQEPTCWSHAYRQALDAHALVSMTDRDGVLVYVNDLFVETTGYDRDELIGSTHARVRSEHHDGGFFKSMWAELLSANRWRGEVCNRDRDGNDFWIDMDISAVRDADGEIEGYVSIGQDITERKREQAALASSEQFLQHVAAVSGVGGWSLDLERGELFWSKYTKLIHEVGLDYQPSLTTAIEFYAPEARGAITHAVETCIDTGKGWDLELPLITAKGTAIWVRAVGEAIRSNGKTVRLVGAFQNITQRKLTEDVLREEVASRHSAEQLLRDVLETIPDAVAAYDSDDRLIICNSGYMRTYAASADAIVPGASFESILRFGLARGQYAGVGSTPDEQEAWLRSRLAAHTQPPDQLVQRLRDGTWLQVREHRSESGATVGVRTDVTDIKRAEHELRRFAEEDRLTGLLNRSRFTYDLDDLLLENLDIDDDHMSCVVLFDVDFFKPINDAYGHDLGDEVLVEIARRVRAQLKPADFAARLGGDEFVFVLRDYADKRACEEVIEGLFAALKQPIETSGQRLSLSISLGIAPIEGRGQSSRELLKQADHAQYQAKAAGRGRWRWFGDADRKDIEHKQRLTAALKRSLTIDKDIAFALQPFESANGRQTLGFSAEMHWPYEGQTYDAPQLRQLAAQGNVAGALNDSLLEAIAGQIGALQGRGIDCGLIWLTISPEELRLGELACRLKALCLEHQIAPERLVVAVDEAALVERSASAIENTLLDIREVGFRLGIDCFGRAGVPLSLLQSLQIDCVRLAWRTLETTSPDARPQLAKAIVTSAQALGIAVFAGQLDEPQSLRSAIEMEVIGVQGDAVCRPLSGDAITTYLSANANKQLALMAQTMAEHASPSVDVMHADRDQDRDGKASKEAAA; via the coding sequence ATGTCATCTCGCGGTTCATCATCTTTCTCCACACAGGAGCCAACGTGCTGGTCGCACGCCTACCGTCAGGCCCTCGACGCACACGCCCTTGTTTCGATGACCGATCGCGACGGCGTCCTGGTCTACGTCAACGATCTGTTCGTTGAAACGACCGGGTACGACCGAGATGAGTTGATCGGATCGACCCACGCGAGGGTGCGTTCGGAGCACCACGATGGCGGGTTCTTCAAATCCATGTGGGCGGAGCTATTGAGCGCAAACCGCTGGAGAGGCGAAGTCTGCAATCGCGATCGCGATGGCAACGACTTCTGGATCGATATGGACATTTCCGCCGTCCGCGATGCTGACGGGGAGATTGAAGGCTACGTCTCAATTGGCCAAGACATAACCGAGCGCAAACGTGAGCAGGCTGCCCTTGCGAGCAGCGAGCAGTTCCTGCAGCACGTCGCGGCGGTATCGGGGGTCGGCGGGTGGTCGCTCGACTTGGAGCGCGGTGAGCTGTTTTGGTCTAAGTACACCAAACTCATTCACGAGGTTGGCCTTGATTACCAACCAAGCCTCACCACGGCGATCGAGTTTTATGCGCCCGAGGCACGCGGCGCCATCACCCACGCCGTCGAGACCTGCATCGATACTGGCAAAGGATGGGATCTTGAGCTTCCGTTGATAACCGCGAAAGGCACCGCGATCTGGGTGCGGGCGGTTGGCGAGGCAATCCGCTCGAACGGGAAAACCGTTCGGCTCGTGGGCGCGTTCCAAAACATAACCCAACGCAAATTGACCGAAGATGTTCTGCGCGAAGAGGTCGCCTCGCGACACAGCGCCGAACAACTGCTTCGCGATGTGTTGGAAACCATACCAGACGCCGTAGCCGCCTACGACAGCGATGATCGGTTGATCATATGCAATTCAGGCTACATGCGCACATATGCTGCGTCGGCAGATGCCATTGTGCCGGGTGCGTCATTTGAAAGTATTTTGAGGTTTGGGCTAGCGCGCGGGCAGTATGCGGGCGTTGGCAGCACGCCGGACGAGCAGGAAGCGTGGCTGCGGTCGCGCCTTGCTGCCCACACGCAACCCCCTGATCAGTTGGTGCAACGGCTGCGGGACGGGACCTGGCTGCAGGTCCGCGAGCACCGTTCGGAAAGCGGTGCCACGGTCGGTGTGCGCACCGATGTAACCGATATCAAAAGGGCTGAGCACGAACTTCGCCGCTTCGCCGAGGAAGATCGCCTTACGGGTCTGCTGAACCGTTCGCGGTTTACATACGACCTTGATGATCTCTTGCTTGAAAACCTCGATATCGATGACGATCACATGAGTTGCGTGGTCCTGTTTGACGTCGATTTCTTCAAGCCGATAAATGACGCTTACGGTCACGATCTGGGCGACGAGGTTCTTGTTGAAATAGCGCGTCGGGTACGCGCCCAGCTCAAACCGGCAGATTTCGCCGCACGGTTAGGCGGGGATGAGTTTGTCTTTGTCCTGCGGGATTATGCTGACAAGCGGGCCTGCGAAGAGGTGATCGAAGGGCTTTTTGCAGCCTTGAAACAGCCCATTGAGACGTCCGGCCAGCGGCTGTCATTATCCATTTCGCTTGGCATCGCTCCCATTGAAGGGCGTGGCCAATCGAGCCGTGAGCTTCTCAAGCAGGCCGATCACGCGCAATATCAGGCCAAAGCCGCGGGCCGAGGTCGATGGCGATGGTTTGGCGATGCCGACCGCAAAGATATTGAGCACAAACAGCGCCTGACGGCAGCGCTGAAGCGCTCGTTGACCATCGACAAGGACATCGCGTTTGCGCTGCAGCCCTTTGAGAGCGCGAACGGTCGCCAGACACTTGGTTTCTCCGCAGAGATGCACTGGCCCTATGAAGGGCAGACCTACGATGCGCCGCAATTGCGGCAGCTGGCAGCGCAGGGCAATGTCGCCGGCGCCTTGAATGACAGCCTGCTTGAAGCCATTGCTGGGCAGATCGGAGCGTTGCAGGGCCGCGGTATCGACTGTGGTTTGATCTGGCTGACCATCAGTCCCGAGGAATTGCGGCTTGGCGAACTTGCGTGCCGCCTCAAGGCGTTGTGCCTCGAGCACCAGATCGCCCCCGAAAGACTGGTTGTCGCCGTCGATGAGGCTGCGCTTGTTGAGCGCTCGGCGTCGGCTATCGAAAACACGCTGCTTGATATCAGGGAGGTTGGCTTTCGTCTGGGGATCGACTGTTTCGGTCGCGCAGGCGTCCCGCTGTCCTTGCTGCAATCGCTGCAGATAGACTGTGTCAGGCTCGCCTGGCGCACGCTCGAAACCACCAGTCCAGATGCGCGACCGCAATTGGCCAAAGCAATCGTGACATCCGCACAGGCACTTGGAATAGCGGTTTTCGCCGGACAGCTGGACGAGCCGCAGAGCTTGAGGTCCGCCATTGAGATGGAGGTTATCGGCGTGCAAGGCGATGCGGTTTGCAGGCCGCTGTCGGGGGACGCGATCACCACCTATCTGAGCGCCAACGCCAATAAACAACTGGCCTTGATGGCACAGACAATGGCCGAACATGCGTCCCCATCCGTGGATGTCATGCATGCCGATCGTGATCAGGATAGGGATGGTAAAGCGTCCAAAGAGGCAGCCGCCTAG
- the folD gene encoding bifunctional methylenetetrahydrofolate dehydrogenase/methenyltetrahydrofolate cyclohydrolase FolD — protein sequence MSGQETKAQAIRIDGKAIAKEVTDAVAQVSAEFQRQHGRPPGLSVVLVGEDPASQVYVRSKGKMALRCGFDSNTYRLPASATHEQVLAQVHALNSDRSVDGILVQLPLPQQINADEVLRAIDPAKDVDGFHPINAGMLASGDIDRPLVPCTPAGVMHMIRTLRGPDLSGLRAVVIGRSTIVGRPVSQLLLAANATVTVAHSRTPDLPAVSREADILIAAVGRPQMVTASWIKPGATVIDVGINRIEDVNLGTSHLVGDVDYEGALDVAGAVTPVPGGVGPMTIAMLMANTLKAAELRAKA from the coding sequence ATGTCTGGCCAAGAGACCAAGGCTCAAGCCATCCGTATTGATGGCAAGGCTATCGCAAAGGAAGTCACCGATGCTGTCGCCCAGGTTTCGGCGGAGTTTCAGCGGCAGCATGGACGGCCACCTGGGTTAAGTGTTGTGCTTGTTGGAGAGGATCCTGCCAGCCAAGTGTATGTCCGATCCAAGGGCAAGATGGCGCTGCGCTGCGGTTTTGATTCAAACACCTATCGCTTGCCTGCATCGGCAACGCACGAACAGGTCCTGGCACAAGTCCATGCGCTGAACAGCGACAGATCGGTTGATGGCATTTTGGTGCAATTGCCGTTGCCACAGCAAATAAACGCCGATGAGGTTCTGCGCGCGATCGATCCAGCAAAAGATGTTGATGGGTTTCATCCGATAAATGCAGGCATGTTGGCCTCGGGTGACATCGACCGTCCGCTCGTTCCCTGTACCCCAGCGGGCGTGATGCATATGATCCGGACCTTACGGGGACCTGATCTGTCGGGACTGCGCGCGGTGGTCATTGGTCGCTCAACCATTGTCGGGCGTCCGGTCTCGCAGCTCTTGCTGGCCGCGAACGCCACCGTCACGGTGGCCCATAGCCGAACGCCGGACCTGCCAGCGGTGTCGCGTGAGGCCGATATCCTGATTGCTGCTGTTGGACGCCCGCAAATGGTTACGGCAAGCTGGATCAAGCCGGGTGCGACGGTGATTGATGTCGGTATCAACCGCATTGAGGACGTGAACCTGGGGACCAGCCACTTGGTTGGAGACGTCGATTATGAGGGCGCACTTGACGTCGCCGGTGCCGTGACGCCGGTTCCCGGCGGTGTCGGTCCGATGACCATCGCTATGTTGATGGCCAATACGTTGAAAGCGGCGGAGCTGCGCGCAAAGGCTTGA
- the pgi gene encoding glucose-6-phosphate isomerase, translating to MRVPSLADALSAHAARLAATHLRTLFSQDVHRFERFSCQTAGLLIDWSKEKLDEEAWQALLDLAKAADLEQARDAMLTGEPINSTEGRAVLHTALRTGDGISSPKGGGWAPAAVRQEISDERDRFLAFAEQVREGAVAACDGAPFTDVVNIGIGGSDLGPAMASRALAPFCDGPNVHFIANVDGADAVDTLRSLDPARTLVLVASKTFTTLETLTNSRSVRAWLEASVGEKVGSHLAALSTNLDATTAFGIAPERVFCFWDYVGGRYSLWSAIGLALAIAIGRTRFMEMLAGAHALDVHFAQAPLDANLPVILGLIGIWRRNGMGLSAHAVIPYEERLARFPAYLQQLDMESNGKAVRRDGTPVSDRTGMLVFGEPGTNAQHSFFQLCHQGTDIVAMDVLLGRHSVGELVEGRGAEHHRNLVANALAQTRALAFGRTQSETREQMETEGASGSEVAALSAHKSFPGDRPSTTILYDQLDPATLGRLIALYEHKVFVESVLWGINAFDQWGVELGKVMAKSITPALDDPHKAGAFDASTKGLIAALSQDADIGASDGSGDRGDG from the coding sequence ATGCGCGTCCCGTCACTCGCAGATGCACTCTCCGCACACGCGGCTCGCCTTGCCGCGACGCATTTACGCACCCTTTTTTCCCAAGACGTGCACAGGTTCGAACGCTTCAGTTGCCAGACCGCTGGACTGCTTATTGATTGGTCAAAAGAGAAGCTCGACGAGGAGGCTTGGCAAGCCTTACTCGATCTTGCGAAGGCTGCCGATCTTGAGCAGGCGCGGGACGCCATGCTCACAGGTGAGCCGATTAATTCAACCGAGGGTCGCGCTGTTCTGCACACCGCTCTGCGAACGGGAGACGGTATCAGCTCTCCGAAAGGTGGCGGATGGGCGCCCGCGGCCGTGCGCCAAGAAATATCAGATGAACGTGACCGGTTTCTCGCTTTCGCCGAACAGGTTCGGGAGGGTGCAGTTGCCGCCTGTGATGGTGCGCCGTTCACCGATGTCGTGAACATAGGCATTGGCGGTTCAGACCTCGGTCCGGCCATGGCGTCGCGAGCACTTGCGCCATTCTGTGATGGTCCAAATGTCCATTTCATCGCCAACGTTGATGGAGCCGACGCGGTCGACACGCTGCGATCGCTCGATCCGGCTCGAACGCTGGTGTTGGTCGCATCGAAAACCTTCACGACGCTCGAAACGCTCACCAACTCCCGCAGCGTCCGGGCGTGGCTTGAGGCATCGGTTGGCGAGAAGGTCGGCAGCCATCTTGCTGCCCTATCAACCAACCTGGACGCCACAACCGCCTTTGGAATTGCACCGGAGCGCGTGTTCTGTTTTTGGGACTATGTTGGGGGCCGCTACTCGCTGTGGTCTGCCATTGGCTTGGCGCTTGCCATTGCCATCGGCAGGACACGCTTTATGGAAATGCTTGCTGGCGCCCATGCGCTCGACGTCCATTTTGCTCAGGCGCCCTTGGATGCGAACCTGCCGGTTATTCTCGGTTTGATAGGCATTTGGCGGCGCAACGGCATGGGGCTGTCGGCTCACGCCGTCATCCCTTACGAGGAGCGTCTCGCGCGCTTTCCGGCTTATCTGCAGCAGCTTGATATGGAGTCGAACGGCAAAGCCGTGCGCCGTGATGGAACGCCGGTGAGCGACCGGACCGGAATGCTGGTTTTTGGCGAACCAGGCACGAACGCCCAGCACTCGTTTTTTCAGCTCTGCCATCAGGGGACGGACATCGTCGCGATGGACGTTCTTCTTGGCCGTCACTCCGTGGGAGAGTTGGTCGAGGGTCGAGGCGCGGAGCACCATCGGAACCTCGTGGCAAATGCGCTGGCGCAAACCCGCGCGCTGGCCTTCGGCCGAACGCAGTCCGAGACACGCGAACAGATGGAGACGGAAGGAGCTTCTGGATCGGAAGTTGCTGCGCTCAGCGCGCACAAGAGCTTCCCCGGCGACCGGCCGTCTACCACGATCCTTTACGACCAGCTTGACCCGGCCACCTTGGGTCGGTTGATCGCGCTTTATGAGCACAAGGTTTTTGTCGAAAGCGTCCTTTGGGGCATTAATGCCTTCGATCAGTGGGGGGTCGAACTTGGCAAGGTGATGGCCAAATCAATCACCCCGGCTCTCGATGACCCCCATAAAGCCGGCGCATTCGACGCCTCGACCAAGGGGTTGATTGCTGCCCTATCGCAAGATGCCGATATAGGCGCATCGGACGGCTCCGGTGATCGAGGAGATGGATGA
- a CDS encoding EAL domain-containing protein: MSKIPSSLVRPLGPRDHLRFPQLAEIKACLDRLNNEAPTTVAKLISALGAQAGQVTLCHPEGGKSYRYVHFGSQIARDAGFDMTGKSTADFDTRTRQHLEQSFDQVLRAGTPLCTIMAGSVSGSAHSWQRIVFPVRLVSGDHLLAVVIPLKCALDAIHGRHPGVSVCVLPLRQDESTSALKLATERTLIDYLGQCDLEPLRTFVRAFKMRTDTPDVGSLLATMSAELQGDEGGTVQIIADIVHGFTTPFLVVSDATRASKANHDLRSAAHMLQASCEVGKLGWWIKHRYHDDQLEIAPELAEIFGLQLDQDGRINHDVLRGHYHHDLIERIEEAVERCWQTGESYAVNGRFERPDGQWIDITISGRPMRDETGSVRSLFGIVQDTTEHQSAKRKLEESEARFRDFAGSAGDWCWETDQDHRFVDFTEDLADVGHTLQRDFIGKTRYELPVLPEDQPVVDAHYDDLEAHREFSNLVYRLKDPDSGRVLTFKIAGKPRFAANGAFLGYRGTGRNITAEVAAGREHEERLLALRNAQSIAGLGHWVTDLTSGTTRWSQGILRLFHFDHDLSDDPDKLVDAPGFHLTWLLRRVHREDRRKITNALRCAENRQASEPIDLRYYPDNEQAVRHMRVQLRYQPATKMTPARLMGVAQDVSDLKTVQAELERRTKALGEAQAMGGLGDWQFDANTGLSSWSPQLYSILRFDPNDIKPSRDVVDLLCSAEDAAAIRHGHEIVLSEGEKFAIDVQMRRGDGTMGYYSIATQPLRDDDGSVSGLFGTVQDITERKHAEKQLRSLAYFDPLTGLGNRALFTRELNDVMAEIIQAGGSAALLLLDLDHFKEVNDTLGHAAGDELLKQISVALREIVDERGFVARLGGDEFAVIIRDYQSVQCLRRLADRIVDRLSGAKQLKRGEVVTGTSIGIALIPQDGGTDEEVLRNADLALYMAKDDGRGRALFFEHAMSRSVQARLQLARDLRTAIENDGFETRYQGQIDLRTGNVVGFETLLRWEHPTRGYISPAEFIPIAESSSLIAEIGLWVLRDACQTGRAWLDAGETPRMIAVNVSAAQIWQPEFASEVLAIVEETGYPPDLLCLELTESVFADHSESRVRKALDRFRSAGIHLALDDFGTGYSSLGYLNELPFNELKIDRCFISGAHESEEKSRLLKGIIALGKGLNMRVVGEGAEVDGEVDLLRESGCDLVQGFVYMRPEPAKFAIRSADQLEFRHAELRSNAADTLEQTA, translated from the coding sequence TTGAGTAAGATCCCATCCTCGCTGGTTCGCCCGCTTGGGCCCCGCGACCATCTGCGCTTTCCGCAGTTGGCGGAGATAAAGGCGTGTCTTGATCGTCTGAACAACGAGGCACCGACCACAGTCGCGAAGCTGATCAGCGCCCTTGGGGCCCAGGCCGGGCAAGTCACCCTGTGCCATCCGGAAGGCGGGAAAAGCTACCGCTACGTTCATTTTGGAAGCCAGATCGCCCGAGATGCTGGCTTCGACATGACGGGTAAGTCGACCGCTGACTTTGACACGCGTACGCGCCAGCACCTCGAGCAAAGCTTCGACCAGGTTCTGCGTGCGGGCACCCCGCTTTGCACGATCATGGCAGGCTCGGTGTCGGGCTCCGCCCACAGCTGGCAACGCATCGTTTTTCCGGTGCGCCTTGTTTCAGGCGATCACTTGCTTGCCGTCGTCATCCCGCTGAAGTGCGCTCTCGATGCCATCCATGGTCGGCACCCGGGGGTATCGGTCTGTGTCCTTCCATTGCGGCAGGACGAGAGCACCTCCGCGCTCAAACTGGCGACAGAGCGGACGCTGATCGACTACCTTGGCCAATGTGATCTCGAGCCGCTTCGAACCTTTGTCCGCGCCTTCAAGATGCGGACCGACACGCCCGACGTTGGAAGTTTGCTGGCGACGATGTCGGCTGAACTTCAAGGCGATGAAGGCGGGACCGTCCAGATCATCGCAGACATTGTTCACGGCTTCACCACACCCTTCCTCGTCGTCTCGGATGCAACGCGAGCCTCAAAGGCGAACCACGATTTGCGCAGCGCCGCGCACATGCTTCAGGCCAGTTGCGAGGTGGGCAAGCTCGGATGGTGGATCAAACACCGCTACCATGACGATCAGCTCGAAATCGCCCCTGAGTTGGCGGAAATCTTTGGTTTGCAGCTCGATCAAGACGGCAGAATCAACCATGACGTTCTGCGCGGGCACTATCACCACGACCTGATTGAGCGGATCGAAGAGGCGGTTGAACGGTGCTGGCAGACGGGCGAAAGTTACGCGGTCAATGGGCGCTTTGAGCGACCGGACGGACAGTGGATCGACATCACCATATCCGGCCGGCCGATGCGCGATGAAACCGGTTCCGTGCGCAGCCTATTCGGGATCGTTCAGGACACCACCGAGCACCAGTCTGCCAAGCGAAAACTCGAGGAAAGCGAAGCACGGTTTCGTGACTTTGCGGGCTCTGCGGGTGACTGGTGCTGGGAGACTGATCAGGACCACCGTTTCGTTGACTTCACCGAGGATCTCGCCGATGTGGGACACACGCTACAGCGCGATTTCATCGGCAAGACGCGGTATGAGTTGCCGGTCCTGCCGGAAGATCAGCCGGTGGTCGACGCTCATTATGATGATCTGGAAGCCCATCGCGAGTTCAGCAACCTGGTATACAGGCTTAAGGATCCCGATAGCGGTCGGGTACTGACCTTCAAGATTGCCGGAAAGCCTCGCTTTGCGGCCAATGGCGCGTTCCTGGGATATCGCGGCACAGGCCGTAACATTACGGCAGAAGTCGCAGCCGGTCGCGAGCATGAGGAGCGCTTGCTCGCCTTGCGCAACGCCCAGTCGATCGCGGGTCTGGGCCACTGGGTTACCGATCTCACCAGCGGTACAACCCGCTGGTCGCAAGGCATCCTGCGCCTGTTTCATTTCGACCATGACCTCTCGGATGATCCCGACAAGCTGGTCGATGCTCCCGGTTTCCATCTGACGTGGCTTCTGCGGCGGGTGCACCGGGAAGATCGGCGCAAGATTACCAACGCTCTGAGATGTGCGGAGAACAGACAAGCGTCGGAACCGATCGACCTGCGCTATTATCCCGATAACGAGCAGGCCGTGCGCCATATGCGCGTGCAGCTGCGTTATCAACCGGCCACCAAGATGACGCCCGCCCGTCTGATGGGGGTCGCGCAGGATGTATCGGACCTCAAGACCGTGCAGGCGGAGCTTGAGCGCCGCACGAAGGCGCTTGGTGAGGCCCAGGCCATGGGCGGCCTTGGCGACTGGCAGTTCGATGCCAATACGGGTCTCAGTTCCTGGTCACCCCAACTGTATTCGATCCTTCGCTTCGACCCCAACGACATCAAACCGTCCAGAGATGTTGTCGACCTTCTGTGCTCCGCCGAAGATGCGGCCGCCATTCGCCATGGCCACGAGATTGTTCTCAGCGAAGGCGAAAAGTTCGCCATCGATGTCCAGATGCGCCGTGGCGATGGGACGATGGGCTATTATTCCATAGCGACACAGCCGCTGCGTGATGATGATGGATCGGTCAGCGGCCTTTTCGGAACCGTGCAGGACATCACTGAACGCAAGCACGCTGAAAAACAGTTGCGAAGCCTTGCATACTTCGACCCACTCACCGGTCTTGGAAACCGTGCGCTGTTCACGCGGGAATTGAACGATGTGATGGCGGAGATCATTCAGGCAGGTGGTTCGGCCGCCCTTCTGCTGCTGGATCTCGATCACTTCAAAGAGGTGAACGATACGCTCGGCCACGCGGCGGGAGACGAGCTGTTAAAGCAAATCTCGGTTGCGCTGCGAGAGATCGTCGATGAACGCGGGTTCGTCGCCCGCCTCGGTGGTGATGAGTTCGCCGTGATCATTCGAGACTACCAGTCCGTCCAGTGCCTGCGCCGTTTGGCCGACAGGATTGTCGACCGACTTTCGGGCGCCAAACAATTGAAACGCGGAGAGGTCGTTACCGGTACGAGCATCGGCATTGCCCTCATCCCGCAGGATGGCGGCACGGACGAGGAGGTGCTGCGAAACGCAGACCTCGCGCTGTACATGGCGAAGGATGATGGACGAGGCCGCGCTCTGTTCTTCGAGCATGCCATGAGCCGATCCGTTCAGGCACGGCTACAATTGGCGCGGGATCTGCGGACGGCTATCGAAAACGATGGGTTCGAGACCCGCTACCAAGGGCAGATTGATCTCCGAACCGGAAACGTCGTCGGCTTCGAAACACTGCTGCGGTGGGAGCATCCCACGCGCGGTTACATTTCACCTGCCGAGTTCATTCCGATCGCCGAAAGCTCAAGCCTGATCGCGGAGATCGGCCTGTGGGTGCTGCGAGACGCCTGCCAGACCGGTCGCGCTTGGCTCGACGCTGGCGAAACCCCTCGGATGATTGCGGTCAACGTTTCGGCGGCGCAAATCTGGCAACCGGAGTTTGCCAGCGAGGTTCTCGCCATCGTCGAAGAGACAGGCTACCCACCGGACTTGCTTTGCTTGGAGTTGACCGAAAGCGTCTTTGCCGATCATTCCGAAAGCCGAGTGCGCAAGGCACTGGATCGGTTCCGTTCGGCTGGCATTCACCTGGCCCTGGATGATTTCGGCACAGGTTATTCATCGCTGGGTTACCTCAACGAGCTGCCCTTCAACGAGCTGAAAATCGACCGCTGCTTCATTAGCGGCGCGCATGAATCGGAAGAAAAATCTCGCCTTCTCAAGGGCATCATAGCGCTCGGCAAAGGCCTCAACATGCGCGTCGTCGGTGAGGGAGCGGAGGTCGACGGAGAGGTCGATCTGCTGCGTGAATCGGGGTGCGATCTGGTGCAGGGTTTCGTTTACATGCGTCCTGAACCGGCGAAATTTGCCATTCGAAGCGCTGATCAGCTCGAATTCAGACACGCTGAATTGCGATCAAATGCGGCCGATACGCTCGAACAAACGGCTTGA
- a CDS encoding carbohydrate kinase gives MIIVAGEALYDVFERATHEGDTQVTLDAVTGGSPFNVACGLGRLGYGPAFFGGIARGSLGDRQVSILRQAGVSLDAVVRSDTLTPLMVIDLAEDGQPRYNYYGQSTADLQITADHLAQLRSTPSVLHLGSYSLVMPPIADTLAALVEELPDQAILAIDPNVRAMIEPDRAVWEERLKPLFTRANIIKLSDEDAAFLAPEQSPTGYAASLHDLNGAPVFLTQGAEGVSVFAAGGTQHVSAPKTTVIDTVGAGDAFQTVLIAWASAESRRRALAGRTIALQDCVDIAETAAAVAAVICGQQGPVMPSAEALDAAISSRLFERIGRI, from the coding sequence ATGATTATCGTTGCAGGCGAAGCGCTCTACGATGTGTTTGAACGCGCGACCCACGAGGGCGACACGCAGGTGACGCTTGACGCTGTCACGGGCGGCTCGCCGTTCAATGTCGCCTGTGGCCTTGGCCGGCTGGGCTACGGGCCAGCTTTCTTTGGCGGCATTGCGCGGGGATCGCTTGGCGATCGCCAAGTTTCAATTCTGCGCCAGGCGGGCGTATCCCTGGATGCAGTTGTCCGAAGCGATACGCTCACGCCTTTGATGGTCATTGATCTCGCAGAGGACGGGCAGCCACGCTATAACTATTACGGACAATCAACGGCAGACCTACAGATCACCGCAGATCATCTGGCACAGTTGCGCAGTACGCCTTCGGTTCTTCATCTTGGCTCCTACAGCCTGGTGATGCCGCCGATTGCCGATACGCTGGCGGCGCTTGTCGAGGAGCTACCCGATCAAGCAATACTCGCCATCGACCCCAATGTACGGGCCATGATCGAGCCCGACCGTGCCGTGTGGGAGGAGCGCCTTAAACCCCTTTTCACGCGCGCGAACATCATCAAGCTGTCGGACGAAGACGCTGCTTTCCTTGCGCCGGAGCAAAGCCCAACCGGCTATGCGGCTTCCCTGCACGACCTGAATGGTGCGCCTGTTTTTCTTACCCAAGGCGCCGAAGGCGTCTCGGTGTTTGCAGCGGGCGGCACGCAGCACGTGTCCGCGCCCAAGACGACGGTGATCGACACGGTCGGCGCCGGTGATGCCTTTCAGACAGTACTCATTGCTTGGGCGAGTGCGGAGAGCCGTCGACGCGCGCTCGCCGGGCGTACGATCGCCCTTCAAGACTGTGTGGATATTGCTGAAACTGCTGCAGCCGTTGCCGCTGTCATCTGTGGCCAACAGGGGCCGGTTATGCCAAGCGCCGAGGCGCTGGACGCTGCGATCTCAAGCCGTTTGTTCGAGCGTATCGGCCGCATTTGA
- a CDS encoding DsbA family oxidoreductase encodes MHTLSVVSDFVCPWCFIGKARLDAALETLSDDQRPTVRYLPFKLNPDMPAEGMARPDYRLQKFGSLERSDQLDLQVRIAAEQSGVVIDHGKMERTPNTVKAHMVMAMASTLNGETALKLADGLFAAYFTNGVDIGEDEALMELAAEAGLPKEITEAALADDELRSVTESLATGLAQQGINGVPTLLLDQHFLISGAAQTDDLKRIIPEAISILKDAKTQAH; translated from the coding sequence TTGCACACCCTATCGGTCGTCTCCGACTTTGTTTGCCCATGGTGCTTTATCGGCAAGGCCCGGCTTGATGCAGCGCTGGAAACGCTATCCGACGATCAGCGTCCGACCGTTCGCTATCTTCCTTTCAAGTTGAACCCGGATATGCCGGCCGAAGGCATGGCACGGCCCGATTACCGTTTGCAAAAATTCGGCTCGCTCGAGCGGTCAGATCAACTCGACCTGCAAGTGCGCATCGCCGCCGAACAAAGCGGTGTCGTGATCGATCACGGGAAGATGGAGCGCACACCCAATACCGTGAAGGCACACATGGTGATGGCCATGGCTTCGACGCTCAACGGGGAGACGGCCCTGAAGCTCGCCGATGGTCTGTTCGCGGCCTACTTTACCAACGGGGTCGACATTGGCGAAGACGAGGCACTGATGGAGCTTGCGGCGGAGGCGGGTCTACCTAAGGAGATCACCGAGGCAGCGCTGGCCGATGATGAGTTGCGAAGTGTGACCGAAAGCCTCGCGACCGGGCTTGCACAACAGGGTATCAATGGCGTGCCGACGCTGTTGCTTGACCAGCATTTCCTGATATCGGGCGCCGCCCAAACGGACGATCTGAAGCGGATCATTCCCGAGGCCATCTCGATCTTGAAAGACGCGAAGACGCAAGCGCACTGA